A single window of Pontiella agarivorans DNA harbors:
- a CDS encoding Rne/Rng family ribonuclease, protein MLKKLKAFGGSKREKKEIIINIETLETRVAVLEDGKLDNFHIERQEDNRIVGSIFKGKIQNLEDGLQAAFVDIGLKKNAFIHYWDMIPEDAARLEREEGVRAKSSTRRRKKYKPGEMEKIFPIGSEIIVQVTKDAIGTKGPRVTANLSIPGRYLVMMPGTHLKGISRKIDDVKERNRLKKILSRLPVPDNIGLIVRTAGSGTRKVSFARDARTLFEIWNDIENGIKNVPAPCELYSEPKLAERVVRDYLTEDIDRIYIDNREMFEKTRQIIAKFSRRSRNWVQMYGGEEPIFDYFEVEKQIESAYRRKVWMKSGAYLIFDETEALVAIDVNTGRHKGSKSQEESILQVNLESADEVARQLRLRNVGGLVIVDFIDMKSKKDQNAVYRALKEALKKDRARTNVLQISQLGLLEMTRQRVEESIFTSGYVDCHYCRGRGRVKSPLSMSVEIQRRVSECMRKDRNGTHSMRVTVNPQVLERLRKEDEQALIDMEQEFHGHLTFVSDGHFHIEEFTITNDDNGKVLFSSSET, encoded by the coding sequence ATGCTTAAAAAACTGAAAGCCTTTGGAGGCAGTAAGCGGGAAAAAAAGGAGATCATCATCAACATCGAAACCCTCGAAACCCGAGTGGCGGTGCTGGAAGATGGAAAACTTGATAATTTCCACATTGAACGTCAGGAAGACAACCGTATCGTCGGCAGCATTTTCAAGGGCAAGATCCAGAATCTGGAAGACGGCCTGCAGGCGGCGTTCGTGGATATCGGCCTGAAGAAAAATGCCTTTATCCACTATTGGGATATGATTCCGGAAGATGCTGCGCGGCTCGAACGCGAAGAGGGCGTCCGCGCCAAAAGCTCGACCCGGCGGCGTAAAAAATACAAACCCGGCGAAATGGAAAAGATTTTTCCGATCGGCTCAGAGATTATCGTGCAGGTGACCAAAGACGCCATCGGCACCAAGGGACCGCGCGTGACCGCCAACCTGAGCATTCCCGGACGCTATCTGGTGATGATGCCGGGGACGCACCTGAAAGGGATCTCGCGTAAAATCGATGATGTCAAAGAACGCAACCGCCTGAAAAAAATTCTGAGCCGCCTTCCGGTGCCGGATAACATCGGTCTGATTGTACGTACCGCCGGATCGGGAACGCGCAAAGTCAGCTTTGCCCGCGATGCCCGTACGCTGTTCGAAATCTGGAACGATATCGAAAACGGTATTAAGAATGTTCCCGCCCCGTGCGAGCTCTATTCCGAACCGAAGCTGGCCGAACGCGTGGTCCGCGATTATCTGACCGAAGACATCGACCGCATCTATATCGACAACCGGGAAATGTTTGAAAAGACCCGCCAGATCATCGCCAAGTTTTCGCGCCGCTCGCGCAACTGGGTGCAGATGTACGGCGGAGAAGAGCCGATTTTCGATTATTTTGAAGTCGAGAAGCAGATCGAGTCCGCCTACCGCCGAAAGGTCTGGATGAAATCCGGTGCCTACCTGATTTTCGATGAAACCGAAGCTCTGGTCGCTATCGACGTCAATACCGGCCGCCATAAAGGCAGTAAATCACAGGAGGAATCCATCCTTCAGGTTAATCTGGAATCGGCCGACGAAGTGGCCCGTCAGCTGCGCCTGCGCAACGTCGGCGGTCTGGTCATTGTCGACTTCATTGATATGAAGTCAAAGAAGGATCAGAATGCGGTTTACCGGGCGCTGAAAGAAGCCCTGAAAAAGGACCGGGCCCGGACCAATGTGTTGCAGATTTCACAGCTCGGGCTGTTGGAAATGACCCGCCAGCGTGTGGAGGAGTCGATCTTCACGTCGGGCTATGTGGACTGTCATTACTGCCGCGGTCGCGGCAGGGTGAAATCGCCCCTCTCCATGAGCGTGGAAATCCAGCGCCGTGTGAGCGAGTGTATGCGCAAAGACCGCAACGGAACACATTCCATGCGCGTGACGGTCAACCCGCAGGTACTGGAACGCTTGCGTAAAGAGGATGAACAGGCGCTGATTGATATGGAACAGGAATTCCACGGCCACCTGACCTTTGTTTCGGACGGCCATTTCCACATCGAGGAATTCACCATCACAAACGACGACAACGGTAAAGTGCTTTTCAGCAGTTCGGAAACCTGA
- a CDS encoding peptidoglycan D,D-transpeptidase FtsI family protein, with product MAIKVKQKQESSSVVIWAVFGIMMASLLFLGSRLWNLQVRGKSGFDEVFHDQSVRRVRLPAVRGKIFDTNGEVLADSVPNYCIAIYTEEMRAPRSAVANTLELMHRIWQSIGVAPDISYRDVKRHFALTPNEPLVVWKGLDDEKLGVWQGIFGRWNDERKIPGLKKHDPLRTNRITFNTKELSKTPTSTAANTLELVYEISDRIGIPRKVRYQQIVDHIILQKPLPLLAWQNLNDATIAKWADTCSMLPGTDIYYQPARTYPFGETNAHLIGFTLAADAINEAEDTGEKIHYDMRGIEGRKGLEGTYNDLLEGEPGYNLVRIDASGYHHSDIQTRFPKPGGDLQLTIDQKIQQFAMEALLTKQDGEDPNLPVKGACVVLDPNNGDVLAMVSAPSFNPNAYMASAKYRLALNKDPFSRTFHRAVFGQYPPGSTFKPIAVLGALRNNPDYANVYHDCHNPYYVGKRRMKCWIHSRYGEHGEVNARQALMVSCNVYMFEMVQELGYEPIRDMAHEFGIGQYAGLFPNLDDPPEQKDVKYGNLPDHALNTIDACNMSIGQGAILASPLQMAMVASTIANGGRVYRPRLVKKWRNGPDDPYNTNPTWAYRQLDVPIEALEVVRGGMHDVVNHPEGSAKAAALDGVLIAGKTGSAQYKKLVDGEVVSSVHTWMISYAPYHFPKYAVAMLVEDGVSGGRSIGPRLHDLYAKIFEYDGTISKGDS from the coding sequence ATGGCAATAAAGGTGAAACAGAAACAGGAGTCGAGCTCGGTGGTAATCTGGGCGGTGTTCGGCATCATGATGGCCTCATTGCTTTTTCTGGGTTCCAGACTCTGGAATCTGCAGGTGCGGGGTAAGAGCGGCTTCGATGAGGTTTTTCATGATCAGTCGGTCCGGCGCGTGCGACTGCCGGCGGTGCGTGGAAAAATTTTTGACACCAACGGCGAGGTGCTGGCCGACAGCGTTCCGAACTATTGTATTGCGATCTACACTGAAGAGATGCGCGCGCCGCGGTCGGCCGTGGCGAATACCCTCGAACTGATGCACCGCATCTGGCAGTCAATCGGCGTGGCTCCGGACATCAGCTATCGCGATGTGAAACGTCATTTTGCCCTGACCCCGAATGAACCGCTGGTCGTCTGGAAAGGGTTGGACGATGAAAAACTGGGCGTATGGCAGGGGATTTTCGGCCGCTGGAACGATGAACGGAAAATTCCCGGGCTTAAAAAACACGATCCCCTGCGTACCAACCGTATTACTTTCAACACCAAAGAGCTGAGCAAAACACCGACTTCAACGGCGGCCAATACGCTGGAGCTGGTGTATGAAATTTCGGATCGGATCGGCATTCCGCGCAAGGTTCGTTATCAACAGATTGTCGATCATATTATCCTGCAGAAGCCGCTCCCGTTGCTGGCCTGGCAAAATCTGAATGATGCCACGATCGCCAAATGGGCCGACACCTGCTCGATGCTGCCCGGAACGGATATCTATTATCAGCCGGCGCGTACGTATCCCTTCGGCGAAACCAATGCGCATCTCATCGGATTCACACTGGCGGCCGATGCCATCAACGAAGCGGAAGATACCGGCGAAAAAATCCACTATGATATGCGCGGTATTGAAGGCCGAAAAGGGCTCGAAGGCACCTATAATGATCTGCTTGAAGGGGAACCGGGATATAATCTTGTGCGGATTGATGCCTCCGGGTATCACCATTCCGATATTCAAACCCGCTTTCCGAAACCCGGCGGCGACCTGCAGCTGACGATTGACCAGAAGATTCAGCAGTTTGCCATGGAAGCCCTGTTAACCAAGCAGGACGGTGAGGATCCGAACCTTCCGGTGAAGGGCGCATGTGTGGTGCTTGACCCCAACAACGGCGACGTGCTGGCGATGGTTAGTGCGCCATCCTTCAACCCCAATGCCTACATGGCTTCGGCAAAATACCGGCTGGCTTTGAATAAGGATCCTTTTTCGCGGACATTTCATCGGGCCGTTTTCGGACAGTATCCGCCAGGCTCAACCTTCAAACCGATTGCGGTACTCGGTGCGCTGCGGAACAATCCGGATTATGCCAATGTCTACCACGACTGTCATAATCCCTACTATGTGGGCAAACGCCGCATGAAGTGCTGGATTCATTCGCGCTACGGTGAACACGGCGAAGTCAACGCCCGTCAGGCCCTGATGGTTTCGTGCAATGTCTATATGTTTGAGATGGTACAGGAACTGGGCTATGAACCGATCCGGGACATGGCACATGAATTCGGTATCGGGCAGTATGCGGGCCTTTTCCCGAATCTGGATGATCCGCCGGAACAGAAAGATGTCAAATACGGCAACCTGCCGGACCATGCGCTCAATACGATCGATGCGTGCAACATGTCGATCGGCCAGGGAGCCATTCTGGCAAGTCCGCTGCAGATGGCGATGGTGGCTTCCACAATCGCCAACGGCGGACGGGTTTACCGCCCGCGTCTGGTTAAAAAATGGCGCAACGGCCCGGACGATCCATACAACACAAACCCCACCTGGGCCTACCGGCAGCTCGACGTTCCGATCGAAGCCCTCGAAGTGGTGCGCGGCGGTATGCACGATGTGGTCAACCATCCAGAAGGCTCCGCCAAGGCGGCGGCGCTGGATGGAGTCCTGATTGCAGGAAAGACCGGATCGGCGCAGTATAAAAAGCTGGTCGACGGCGAAGTGGTCAGCAGTGTGCACACCTGGATGATTTCCTACGCCCCCTACCATTTTCCAAAATATGCCGTCGCCATGCTGGTGGAAGACGGTGTTTCGGGCGGTCGCTCCATCGGCCCGCGCCTCCACGACCTGTATGCAAAGATTTTCGAATATGACGGAACCATCAGCAAGGGGGACAGCTGA
- the mreD gene encoding rod shape-determining protein MreD, whose translation MRRRILMLFIILFGALLQMVMPSWPLFGGMKPPILAALVLHYALRRDNRDMWLAVFAAAIMQDGLEPGSFGPALLAFPIIGILSNRIRNEIFVDGVVTQLFLGALIGVFCTFAALLIFTASGQRPFLFGQTLHRLLGSFLLGMITLPPVSHAIIRLEALLPKRRSYGWQ comes from the coding sequence ATGAGACGCCGGATTCTGATGCTGTTCATTATCCTGTTCGGTGCCCTGCTTCAGATGGTGATGCCGTCGTGGCCGCTGTTCGGCGGAATGAAACCGCCGATTCTGGCGGCACTGGTGCTGCACTATGCCCTGCGGCGCGATAACCGAGATATGTGGCTGGCGGTTTTTGCCGCAGCCATTATGCAGGACGGATTGGAACCGGGATCATTCGGACCGGCGCTGCTGGCGTTTCCAATCATTGGAATACTTTCAAACCGCATCCGCAATGAAATCTTTGTGGACGGTGTGGTGACTCAGCTTTTTCTCGGTGCGCTGATCGGGGTTTTCTGTACATTTGCGGCGTTGCTCATTTTCACGGCCTCCGGCCAGCGTCCGTTTCTTTTCGGGCAAACGCTGCACCGCCTGCTCGGCTCATTCCTGCTCGGCATGATTACGCTGCCGCCGGTTTCGCATGCCATCATCCGGCTTGAAGCCCTGCTGCCCAAACGGAGGAGCTACGGATGGCAATAA
- a CDS encoding HNH endonuclease — protein MNKSLRKFEHKLTHLRQGVTKYGPAPHKPVLLLAVMRGLEEGWISGNRIELTPELVGTFKSIWRELVTTAHSPLIAQPFFYLRGEKFWHHIPNPGFETWVNLTRNSQSIGVLQRAIRHAELDPDLFALMASPVERDVLRQTMLKRYFPDAALSAGVNYLDEVNSQILAEPAADYQAKIKTLQETLDKEAYEEEVFVRGGVFKKQVPMIYDNTCCISGLKVETSISASLIDACHIVPFSQSHDDTITNGLALCPTLHRAFDRGLIAINPENYRVIVSTRMTQPVTSTYSIRQFQGLEIKLPQNKNHRPNPQNLARHLKRFADNF, from the coding sequence ATGAACAAGAGCCTCCGTAAATTTGAACATAAACTGACACACCTGCGGCAGGGCGTCACAAAATACGGCCCCGCCCCGCACAAGCCGGTTCTGCTGCTGGCGGTCATGCGCGGTCTGGAGGAAGGCTGGATCTCCGGTAACCGCATCGAACTGACGCCCGAGCTCGTCGGCACTTTTAAATCCATCTGGCGGGAACTCGTGACCACCGCCCACTCACCGCTCATTGCCCAGCCGTTCTTTTATCTGCGCGGAGAAAAATTCTGGCACCATATTCCAAATCCCGGATTCGAAACATGGGTGAACCTAACGCGCAACAGTCAGTCTATCGGCGTGCTGCAACGCGCGATTCGCCATGCGGAACTCGATCCCGACCTTTTTGCTCTGATGGCTTCTCCGGTGGAGCGGGACGTTTTGCGGCAGACGATGCTCAAACGCTACTTTCCAGATGCCGCTCTGTCAGCCGGGGTAAATTATCTGGATGAAGTCAACAGCCAGATCCTCGCCGAACCAGCCGCTGACTATCAGGCCAAAATAAAAACGTTGCAGGAAACACTCGATAAAGAAGCCTACGAAGAAGAGGTCTTCGTCCGCGGCGGCGTATTCAAAAAACAGGTGCCGATGATCTACGACAACACCTGCTGCATTTCCGGCCTGAAAGTCGAAACCAGCATTAGCGCATCTCTGATCGACGCCTGCCATATCGTGCCGTTCAGCCAGTCGCACGACGACACCATCACCAACGGCCTCGCCCTCTGCCCCACCCTGCACCGCGCCTTCGACCGCGGCCTCATCGCCATCAACCCCGAAAATTACCGCGTCATCGTCTCCACCCGCATGACCCAGCCCGTCACCAGCACCTACTCCATCCGGCAGTTCCAAGGCCTGGAAATAAAATTACCCCAAAACAAAAACCACCGTCCCAACCCGCAAAACCTCGCCCGGCATCTGAAACGGTTTGCGGATAATTTTTGA
- the mreC gene encoding rod shape-determining protein MreC — protein sequence MYAAAIGFVLIVVFVPLPSLTLKGKGAVRGAMAPAEKGASSIWQRLTETAAAIRGIGGAVEKNRELSHELVRVQAELNRLRDIEADNLRLRRALDFHQASPHQMIPCDVVSRNISGWWNTVRLGKGARNGIRENRAVISPDGLVGRTTEVTPLTSDVLLVSDPACRVSAKLARANVFGLVRGTGSNLRGEPQARMEFINKDAEIRIGDEVVTSGLSTAGGAFPKGVHIGYIEKIYKDDSGLFQYAEVIPRATVGLLDYVFVVSEAKEAGK from the coding sequence ATGTACGCCGCAGCAATCGGTTTCGTGCTGATTGTGGTGTTTGTTCCGCTTCCTTCGTTAACCCTCAAGGGTAAAGGAGCGGTACGCGGTGCCATGGCACCGGCTGAAAAAGGGGCTTCCAGCATTTGGCAGCGCCTGACAGAAACAGCTGCAGCGATACGGGGTATAGGCGGCGCGGTGGAAAAAAACCGCGAACTGTCGCATGAACTTGTGCGCGTGCAGGCCGAGTTGAACCGGCTGCGCGACATCGAGGCGGATAACCTGCGTCTGCGGCGCGCCCTTGATTTCCATCAGGCGAGCCCGCATCAGATGATTCCCTGCGACGTAGTGAGCCGCAATATTTCCGGATGGTGGAATACCGTCCGTCTGGGCAAAGGCGCTCGGAACGGTATCCGCGAAAACCGGGCGGTGATCAGCCCCGACGGGCTTGTCGGCCGCACCACCGAAGTCACTCCTCTGACCAGTGACGTACTGCTGGTTTCCGACCCCGCCTGCCGGGTTTCGGCCAAACTCGCGCGTGCAAACGTGTTCGGCCTGGTTCGCGGAACGGGCAGTAATCTGCGCGGCGAACCGCAGGCGCGCATGGAATTTATTAATAAAGATGCTGAAATCCGGATTGGTGATGAAGTGGTGACATCCGGCCTTTCGACCGCCGGCGGCGCCTTCCCGAAAGGCGTACATATCGGCTATATTGAAAAAATATACAAAGATGATTCGGGGCTTTTCCAATATGCGGAAGTCATCCCGCGCGCAACTGTCGGCCTGCTGGACTACGTTTTTGTGGTTTCCGAAGCAAAGGAGGCCGGAAAATGA
- the rodA gene encoding rod shape-determining protein RodA produces MNGIEVKRLDWTMLSTIFLLITMSVAFVFSARFKSADLYGDTWEKQLMFALLGMGVYAALVWFDYKVIATLSWWIYAGAIILLLAVFLFPANNGAQRWIPLPGFTLQPSELGKIAVAIKLGAYLSAPDRDADEWKTFFVCAAIAGLPFVLIAVEPDLSTSLTLAPITLAIMLYAGVKRKLLLIGLAVVVLAGVTACLWIKYEQPTQEQLDNGYVPDKSEFLPRMPILQDYQKDRIRVFVRDGHDVADAGWNKLQSQIAVGSGGLHGKGYLHGTQNILGFLPSAVAQSDFIFCVISEETGFIGSAFILTLYAVLLGRCMRVSLRSRDEFGRLMALGIGVMLFCHVFVNIAMTIGVLPITGLPLPLMSYGGSFMVSTLIALGLVQSVYQRRKIRN; encoded by the coding sequence ATGAACGGCATCGAAGTGAAGCGGCTCGACTGGACCATGCTGAGTACCATTTTTCTGCTGATCACCATGAGCGTGGCCTTTGTATTCAGCGCCCGATTTAAATCGGCGGATCTCTACGGCGATACCTGGGAAAAACAGCTGATGTTCGCCCTGCTGGGCATGGGCGTGTATGCGGCACTGGTCTGGTTTGATTATAAAGTGATCGCCACACTCTCGTGGTGGATTTATGCCGGGGCAATCATTCTGCTGCTGGCGGTTTTCCTCTTTCCGGCAAACAACGGGGCCCAGAGGTGGATTCCCCTCCCCGGCTTTACGCTCCAGCCTTCGGAACTGGGAAAAATCGCGGTGGCCATTAAACTGGGGGCTTATCTTTCCGCCCCGGACCGTGATGCGGATGAGTGGAAAACATTTTTTGTCTGTGCGGCGATTGCGGGGCTTCCGTTTGTTCTGATTGCGGTCGAGCCGGATTTGAGCACCTCGCTGACTCTTGCACCGATCACATTGGCCATCATGCTGTATGCCGGGGTGAAACGAAAACTGCTGCTGATCGGGCTGGCCGTTGTTGTGCTGGCCGGCGTTACCGCCTGCCTCTGGATAAAATATGAGCAACCGACGCAGGAGCAGCTCGATAACGGCTACGTGCCGGACAAATCCGAATTTCTCCCGCGTATGCCCATTCTGCAGGACTATCAAAAAGACCGCATTCGTGTATTTGTGCGGGATGGACACGATGTTGCCGACGCGGGGTGGAATAAGCTGCAATCGCAAATTGCCGTCGGTTCCGGCGGCCTGCACGGCAAGGGTTATCTGCACGGAACCCAGAATATTCTGGGGTTCCTCCCCTCGGCAGTCGCCCAGTCGGATTTTATTTTTTGTGTCATCTCGGAAGAGACCGGATTTATTGGCAGTGCGTTTATTCTGACGCTCTATGCCGTACTGTTAGGACGTTGTATGCGGGTATCATTGCGATCCCGCGATGAGTTTGGGCGGCTCATGGCACTGGGAATCGGTGTCATGTTGTTCTGCCATGTGTTTGTAAACATTGCGATGACGATTGGTGTTCTTCCAATCACTGGACTTCCGCTGCCGCTGATGAGCTATGGCGGGTCCTTCATGGTGAGCACCCTCATCGCACTCGGCCTGGTGCAAAGTGTGTACCAGCGCCGGAAAATAAGAAATTAG
- a CDS encoding nuclease-related domain-containing protein: MSFLILILVMLVLILGAVSGAILPGMRGRAGGNRVRRAADRWLPPEYYLQLHDVTLPTKDGRTTQIDHIILSMYGIFVIETKNYSGWIFGSKEQRYWTQVVYQKKNRFLNPLRQNYGHICALSEFLDLPLSRFHNIVCFAGSADFKTDIPDGVFFGKEYVDYILNFKRTIFSKNEVLNIRKQITEGRLAQGRETDKLHVQNVRIGFQDPVCPRCGKTLKLRTARKGPNVGQTFWGCSGFPSCRFTKPK, encoded by the coding sequence TTGAGCTTTTTAATCCTCATTCTGGTTATGTTGGTGCTCATTCTGGGGGCGGTTTCCGGGGCGATCCTGCCGGGCATGCGCGGACGGGCCGGGGGAAACCGGGTCAGGCGGGCGGCGGACCGATGGCTTCCGCCTGAATATTATCTTCAACTTCACGATGTGACCCTCCCGACGAAGGACGGGCGCACGACGCAGATTGATCACATTATACTTTCGATGTACGGAATCTTCGTGATTGAGACCAAAAATTACAGCGGATGGATTTTCGGTTCAAAGGAGCAGCGATACTGGACCCAGGTGGTTTATCAGAAGAAAAACCGGTTTTTGAATCCGCTCCGGCAAAACTACGGCCATATCTGCGCGCTGTCTGAATTTCTGGACCTGCCGCTCAGCCGGTTTCACAACATCGTATGCTTTGCGGGCTCGGCTGATTTTAAAACCGATATTCCCGACGGGGTTTTCTTTGGAAAAGAATATGTTGATTACATTCTGAACTTTAAACGAACGATTTTCTCGAAGAACGAGGTTCTGAACATCCGCAAACAAATCACGGAGGGACGTCTGGCCCAGGGGCGTGAAACCGACAAGCTGCATGTGCAGAATGTCCGAATCGGCTTTCAGGATCCCGTATGTCCCCGATGTGGAAAAACATTGAAACTGCGGACAGCGCGGAAAGGCCCGAATGTCGGTCAAACCTTCTGGGGTTGCTCGGGGTTTCCGTCCTGCCGGTTTACAAAGCCGAAATAA
- a CDS encoding rod shape-determining protein yields the protein MLNRAMGMFSSDIGIDLGTANTLVYARDRGIVIREPSVVAVQAGTNRVLAVGDEAKRMLGRTPGNIVAIRPLKSGVIADFEVTEAMLRYFIQKVHSRKRMVRPRVVIAVPSGITEVEKRAVKDSAMHAGARDVFLIEEPMAAAIGVGLPVQEPAGNMIVDIGGGTTEVAVISLAGIVYSRSVRVGGDEMDEAIIQHIKREYNLLIGERTAEEIKITMGSALTSGDESTMEVKGRDLVAGLPRTLTISSEEIRQALQEPVNAIVEAVRVTLERCLPELSADLVDRGMVLAGGGGLLRGLDVLISEKTALPVHVADDPLSAVAEGTGIVLHEINFLRKMAGPNS from the coding sequence ATGTTGAACCGGGCCATGGGAATGTTTTCCAGCGATATAGGAATCGATCTGGGAACTGCGAATACACTGGTGTACGCGCGGGATCGCGGCATCGTGATTCGCGAACCTTCGGTAGTGGCGGTGCAGGCCGGCACGAACCGGGTATTGGCGGTAGGCGACGAAGCGAAACGAATGCTCGGCCGTACCCCAGGCAACATTGTGGCTATCCGCCCGCTGAAGAGCGGAGTAATCGCGGATTTTGAGGTTACCGAGGCGATGCTCCGCTATTTTATTCAGAAGGTTCATAGCAGAAAGAGGATGGTGAGGCCGAGGGTCGTGATTGCGGTCCCGAGCGGCATCACCGAGGTGGAGAAGCGCGCTGTTAAAGATTCCGCAATGCATGCGGGCGCGCGCGATGTGTTTTTAATTGAAGAGCCGATGGCCGCAGCGATTGGAGTGGGCCTGCCTGTACAGGAACCTGCCGGTAACATGATCGTGGATATCGGGGGAGGCACGACGGAGGTTGCCGTGATTTCCCTTGCCGGTATTGTTTACAGCCGGAGTGTGCGCGTCGGTGGCGATGAGATGGATGAGGCGATAATTCAGCATATAAAAAGGGAATATAACTTGCTGATTGGAGAGAGAACCGCCGAGGAAATTAAGATTACGATGGGATCCGCCCTGACTTCCGGTGATGAGAGCACCATGGAAGTAAAGGGTCGCGATTTGGTGGCCGGGCTGCCGCGGACGCTGACAATCAGCTCCGAGGAAATACGCCAGGCCTTGCAGGAACCGGTGAATGCCATTGTGGAGGCGGTGCGTGTTACACTCGAGCGCTGCCTTCCGGAACTGTCGGCCGATCTGGTCGACCGGGGCATGGTACTGGCTGGCGGCGGCGGACTGCTCCGCGGGCTGGATGTGCTTATTTCGGAGAAAACCGCCCTGCCTGTGCATGTGGCGGATGATCCGCTGAGCGCCGTGGCCGAAGGCACCGGCATTGTCCTGCACGAAATTAACTTCCTACGTAAAATGGCGGGTCCGAACAGTTAA